In the genome of Triticum urartu cultivar G1812 chromosome 5, Tu2.1, whole genome shotgun sequence, one region contains:
- the LOC125506673 gene encoding uncharacterized protein LOC125506673 — translation MTTTAATGHPTPRRRAKKLCLVPLFLLTKMAYFQQASAVTSLDHDRGARPQGPAVRLANNGPPLLPTRHAPSYAGVGQTNAFVAGRDAHTGQREEYTVKPPKHDFPHFDGDAPSLWIDRCITYFDLYRVPPHSWVTTASLYIDCHDAHWYQAYRQTHRPPSWQEFTAAIITEFAPDEFEMEMHKLLQLRQTGTVAEYRTVFETHMYHLHALDASLNTKLFVTQFLLGLRDELRAAVRLQEPSSITRAAVLARIIEEEASTQRARPRITPAGRPPPPPPPPLPLPPRTMGAPRPGGTAAPNDDLARERQLREHRRANGLCFKCGDRYSRDHRCKPAMQLLTIQVGDYGEVLSDDAVHALDLLDAPADPDPEPECCVLSTHAVAGTESPRTIRLRALVGNQVMLLLVDSGSTHSFISQAFAERVHAQSVSVPAVEVRVANGERMTCNSMVQGLNWWIQGHTFTTDMRQLELGAYDGVLGMDWLEQFSPMSCHWLDKTLTFEYHGGTITLQGVRQKQLEQVEEIEPEQLCKWHAGNDIWYMAVLDLPRAPEPPATKIPPSVQSVLTDFADVFADVFAEPKGLPPHRRYDHAITLVDDARPANSRPYRYSPLQKDEIERQVREMLELGVIEHSMSPFAAPVLLVKKKDSTWRFCIDYCRLNDATVKNKFPPPIVDELLDELAGAAFFSKLDLHAGYHPIRMRAGDEEKTAFKTHHGHFHFKVMPFGLTNAPATFQCLMNAIFAKYVRKFVIIFLDDILIFSETLEEHLEHLRLVLALLREHQLYAKESKCSFAQDSISYLGHIISKDGVATDPEKTQAMVAWPTPATATELRGFLGLTGYYRKFIEHYGIIAKPLTSLLTKKGFEWTERAQVAFDLLKHAMVTAPVLALPDFARPFVIETDACDTGVGAVLAQEGHPVAFLSKALGVRNQRLSAYEKEFIAFRYRRGSDNGAADALSRVGASLNLDALSICQPAWVQEVANSYATDAEAQDRLARLAIHSPDDDGYELYKGLIRKQERLWIGKNTALRTKIISALHDSAVGGHSGAMATYQRIKKLFVWDGLKTNVTDYVR, via the exons ATGaccaccaccgcggccaccggccaccccacgcCTCGCCGACGCGCCAAGAAGCTCTGCCTCgtccccctcttcctcctcaccaAGAT ggcatatttccaacaagccTCTGCGGTGACTTCGCTGGATCACGACCGCGGCGCTCGTCCTCAAGGCCCAGCCGTCCGCCTCGCCAACAACGGACCACCGCTGCTACCCACGCGGCACGCCCCGTCCTACGCGGGCGTGGGGCAGACGAACGCGTTCGTGGCGGGTCGCGACGCACACACCGGGCAGCGCGAGGAGTACACGGTCAAGCCACCGAAGCACGACTTCCCCCACTTCGACGGCGACGCACCCAGCCTCTGGATCGACCGCTGCATCACCTACTTCGACCTCTATCGTGTTCCTCCACACAGCTGGGTGACAACGGCGTCGCTCTACATCGACTGCCACGACGCGCACTGGTACCAAGCGTACAGACAGACTCATCGCCCGCCGTCGTGGCAGGAGTTCACTGCGGCAATCATCACAGAATTCGCACCTGACGAATTCGAGATGGAGATGCACAAATTGCTGCAACTACGCCAAACCGGCACCGTCGCCGAGTACCGCACGGTGTTCGAGACCCACATGTACCATTTGCACGCCCTCGACGCGTCGCTCAACACCAAGCTGTTCGTCACCCAATTCCTGTTGGGCTTGCGCGACGAGTTACGGGCTGCAGTTCGCCTTCAGGAGCCGTCAAGCATCACGCGTGCGGCGGTGTTGGCTCGAATCATCGAAGAAGAAGCTAGCACGCAACGTGCTCGACCGCGGATCACTCCGGCTGGGCGACCAcctcctccaccaccgccgccactACCGCTTCCTCCTCGAACCATGGGGGCGCCACGGCCAGGCGGCACGGCCGCCCCCAACGACGACCTGGCGCGCGAGCGGCAACTGCGGGAGCACCGCCGCGCCAACGGACTCTGCTTTAAGTGCGGTGATCGCTACTCCCGTGACCATCGATGCAAGCCGGCCATGCAACTCCTCACGATTCAGGTTGGCGACTACGGAGAAGTACTGAGCGACGACGCGGTGCACGCCCTGGACCTGCTCGACGCACCGGCTGATCCGGACCCTGAACCAGAGTGCTGCGTGCTCTCCACTCACGCGGTAGCCGGCACCGAGTCGCCGCGCACCATTCGTCTGCGCGCACTCGTCGGCAATCAAGTCATGCTGCTGCTGGTGGACTCCGGGAGCACGCACAGCTTCATCTCCCAGGCGTTCGCCGAGCGCGTGCATGCCCAATCCGTTTCCGTGCCCGCGGTGGAGGTCCGTGTGGCCAACGGCGAACGCATGACCTGCAACAGTATGGTGCAAGGACTGAACTGGTGGATTCAGGGTCACACCTTCACCACCGATATGCGTCAACTGGAGTTGGGCGCCTACGACGGCGTGCTCGGCATGGATTGGTTGGAGCAGTTCAGTCCCATGAGCTGCCACTGGCTTGACAAGACGCTGACATTCGAGTACCACGGCGGCACGATCACCCtgcaaggtgttcgacagaagCAGCTCGAGCAAGTGGAGGAGATCGAGCCCGAGCAGCTGTGCAAATGGCACGCCGGCAATGACATTTGGTACATGGCCGTGCTGGATTTGCCCCGCGCACCCGAGCCACCTGCAACCAAAATTCCACCAAGTGTTCAGAGTGTTCTGACGGACTTCGCCGACGTGTTCGCTGACGTGTTCGCCGAGCCAAAGGGCCTACCTCCTCACCGCCGTTACGATCATGCAATCACCCTGGTGGACGACGCGCGCCCCGCCAATTCGCGCCCGTACCGCTACTCGCCCCTCCAGAAAGACGAGATCGAGCGCCAAGTCCGCGAAATGCTCGAGTTAGGTGTCATCGAGCACAGTATGAGCCCGTTCGCCGCGCCGGTGCTGCTCGTCAAGAAGAAGGACAGCACATGGCGCTTTTGCATCGACTACTGCCGGCTCAACGACGCCACGGTCAAGAACAAATTTCCACCACCCATCGTCGACGAGTTGCTCGATGAACTGGCTGGAGCGGCCTTCTTCTCCAAGCTGGACCTCCACGCTGGTTACCACCCGATACGCATGCGCGCAGGCGACGAAGAGAAGACGGCGTTCAAGACACACCATGGCCACTTCCACTTCAAGGTCATGCCGTTTGGGCTGACGAACGCACCAGCCACGTTCCAATGCCTCATGAATGCAATCTTCGCCAAGTACGTGCGTAAATTCGTGATCATATTTTTGGATGACATCTTGATCTTCAGTGAAACCCTGGAGGAGCACCTGGAGCATCTTCGCCTCGTCCTCGCTTTGCTTCGCGAGCACCAGCTGTACGCCAAGGAGTCCAAGTGCTCGTTTGCTCAAGACAGCATCTCCTACCTAGGCCACATCATCTCCAAGGACGGCGTCGCCACGGACCCGGAGAAGACACAAGCTATGGTGGCATGGCCGACCCCTGCAACTGCCACTGAGCTCCGCGGCTTCCTCGGCCTCACCGGCTACTATCGCAAGTTCATCGAGCACTACGGCATCATTGCCAAGCCGCTCACGAGCTTGCTAACCAAGAAGGGCTTCGAGTGGACCGAGAGGGCGCAAGTGGCATTTGACCTCCTCAAGCACGCCATGGTGACCGCGCCGGTGCTCGCGCTCCCAGATTTCGCACGACCGTTCGTGATCGAGACGGACGCTTGCGACACTGGCGTGGGCGCGGTGCTGGCACAGGAAGGGCACCCGGTGGCGTTTCTCAGCAAGGCCCTAGGCGTGCGCAACCAGAGGCTGTCGGCGTACGAGAAGGAGTTCATCGCC TTCCGCTATCGTCGCGGCAGCGACAACGGCGCTGCGGATGCTCTCTCTCGCGTGGGTGCATCTCTGAACCTGGATGCGCTCTCCATCTGCCAGCCCGCATGGGTTCAAGAGGTGGCGAACTCCTACGCCACGGACGCCGAGGcgcaggatcgcctggcacggcTCGCGATCCACAGCCCCGACGACGACGGGTACGAGCTCTACAAGGGACTCATCCGCAAGCAGGAGCGTTTGTGGATCGGTAAGAACACGGCCTTGCGCACCAAGATCATCAGCGCTCTGCACGACAGCGCGGTCGGAGGCCACTCTGGCGCGATGGCCACATACCAGCGCATCAAGAAGCTTTTTGTGTGGGATGGCTTGAAGACCAACGTCACCGATTATGTGCGATAG